One Gordonia mangrovi genomic region harbors:
- a CDS encoding FadR/GntR family transcriptional regulator, which translates to MAAAPGRPRRGMKLAEQLAHEIVTDISRSGLQPGDRLPSEVVMAQEQGVSRTTLREALRILEVHGLIRVRSGPKGGPELTELTSRDFARMATLHFHMAGVSYRQLGEARVVLEPRMAQLAAHRRTDEQLASLEANLVRHEQARSTDELVHYAHEFHELVSDIGGRHNRVLSLMTTSLGGLFDVYGDRAGDPGVMRSTVDVHRGIAEAIAAGDETLASELMSKHMHESIETFGREFPAMVDNPVSWLSE; encoded by the coding sequence ATGGCTGCGGCCCCCGGACGTCCTCGGCGCGGCATGAAGCTCGCAGAGCAGTTGGCGCACGAGATCGTCACCGACATCTCGCGCTCGGGTCTGCAGCCCGGAGATCGGCTTCCCTCCGAGGTCGTGATGGCCCAAGAGCAGGGTGTCAGCCGCACGACCTTGCGTGAGGCGTTGCGCATCCTCGAGGTGCACGGACTGATCCGCGTCCGATCGGGGCCGAAGGGCGGCCCGGAGCTGACCGAGCTGACCTCGCGCGACTTCGCGCGTATGGCCACCCTGCATTTCCATATGGCCGGTGTGAGCTACCGCCAGCTCGGCGAGGCGCGCGTCGTGTTGGAGCCACGGATGGCGCAGCTGGCGGCGCACCGTCGAACCGACGAACAACTCGCTTCGCTCGAGGCCAATCTGGTCAGGCATGAGCAGGCGCGGTCGACCGACGAGCTTGTCCACTACGCGCACGAATTCCACGAACTCGTTTCTGATATCGGCGGTAGGCACAACCGGGTGCTGTCGTTGATGACGACCTCGCTCGGGGGGCTCTTCGACGTCTACGGTGACCGCGCCGGCGACCCGGGTGTGATGCGGTCGACCGTCGATGTACACCGAGGTATTGCCGAGGCGATCGCGGCAGGTGACGAGACGCTCGCGTCGGAGCTCATGAGCAAACACATGCACGAGAGCATCGAGACCTTTGGTCGTGAGTTTCCGGCGATGGTCGACAATCCGGTGTCCTGGCTGTCTGAATAG
- a CDS encoding aminotransferase family protein: MNTKILDGPALWPAQAHVPSVLGRQLVIERGEGSYIYTAAGQKLFDGTAGLWHANIGHSHPDLAAAARAQMLKLETYHIFARFVNDQALALADRLAAMSPIADPKLILNSGGSDAIDVACKLARRHWQRAGRTTKSVILSREFAYHGLHAYGTSIAGLEFNREGYGTESLVPETRRVPVDDVDALKAVIAEIGPENIAGIVTEPIQGTGGVNPPPPGYLQTVQQLCRDNDILFMLDEVITGFGRTGSMFAAERYGLQPDLITFAKGVTSGYAPLGGVIVAPHVWQPFYVDDDATPVFRHGATYAGHATSCAVAMANLDILERHGLVSRTAELETLLRAQLDQLSAKHSSVVDVRVGGFLGGVSLSDDVRAESVADKLIDIGFISRPLRGNTLQISPPFITTDGELVRFVDAISQVLSEEESA; encoded by the coding sequence ATGAATACAAAGATTCTTGATGGCCCGGCGCTGTGGCCTGCCCAAGCACATGTCCCCTCGGTGCTCGGTCGCCAACTTGTCATCGAACGCGGTGAGGGTTCCTACATCTACACCGCCGCAGGGCAGAAACTCTTCGACGGCACTGCTGGTCTGTGGCACGCCAACATCGGTCACAGCCACCCTGATCTTGCCGCCGCCGCGCGCGCCCAGATGCTGAAACTGGAGACTTACCACATCTTCGCCCGGTTCGTGAACGATCAGGCGCTGGCGCTGGCAGACAGACTTGCCGCGATGTCGCCGATCGCGGACCCGAAGCTCATCCTGAACTCCGGCGGTTCGGACGCCATCGACGTGGCCTGCAAGCTGGCCCGTCGCCACTGGCAGCGTGCCGGTCGGACCACCAAGTCCGTCATCCTGAGTCGAGAGTTCGCATATCACGGCTTGCACGCTTATGGAACCAGCATTGCTGGCCTCGAGTTCAACCGTGAGGGTTACGGTACCGAATCCCTGGTGCCGGAAACCCGTCGAGTGCCGGTCGACGACGTCGATGCGCTGAAAGCGGTCATCGCAGAGATCGGCCCAGAGAACATCGCGGGGATCGTCACCGAACCGATTCAGGGCACCGGTGGAGTCAATCCGCCCCCACCCGGATACCTGCAGACAGTGCAGCAGCTGTGCCGTGATAACGACATACTGTTCATGCTCGATGAGGTCATCACCGGTTTCGGGCGGACAGGGTCGATGTTCGCCGCGGAACGCTATGGTCTGCAGCCAGACCTCATCACCTTCGCGAAAGGCGTGACCTCGGGATACGCTCCCCTGGGCGGTGTCATCGTGGCACCGCATGTGTGGCAGCCGTTCTACGTCGACGACGATGCAACACCCGTATTCCGGCACGGCGCCACCTATGCAGGCCACGCCACCTCATGTGCCGTGGCGATGGCGAACCTCGACATTTTGGAACGCCACGGTCTGGTGTCCCGCACGGCGGAACTCGAGACCCTCCTCCGCGCGCAGTTGGATCAACTCTCGGCGAAGCACTCCAGTGTCGTCGATGTGCGTGTCGGCGGCTTCTTGGGCGGCGTCTCATTGAGCGACGATGTGCGTGCGGAATCCGTGGCGGACAAGCTGATCGACATCGGCTTCATCTCGCGGCCGCTCCGGGGCAACACGTTGCAGATCAGCCCTCCGTTCATCACCACCGATGGCGAACTGGTCCGGTTCGTCGACGCGATCTCGCAGGTGCTGTCGGAGGAGGAAAGCGCATGA
- a CDS encoding enoyl-CoA hydratase/isomerase family protein — MASIDFEVKDFVGHITINNPEKRNAVDSAMAKELAAIYDDIDRRSDVRVVVLSGAGGKSFCAGGYIPDYVGKVVGPEGSGKRTVLPKPWRMSVPFIAAIEGYCVGGGFPLALTCDLRIASETAVMGPSGLKRGVINGASVITRMVRLVGLGNAMECLLTSEYMNAEKALQIGLVQRVVPQGEAVSTAVELAETIAQFSPDAVAATKRIAYDGIDLSWDESLDWEEAVLEENYRTPDAEEGYQSFLDRRPAVFGRNVGGPEALGLTKHWPNGDAPKWRE, encoded by the coding sequence ATGGCGAGCATCGACTTCGAGGTCAAAGACTTCGTGGGTCACATCACGATCAACAACCCGGAGAAACGCAACGCGGTCGACTCGGCGATGGCGAAGGAACTCGCCGCCATCTACGACGACATCGATCGTCGTTCGGACGTGCGGGTCGTCGTCCTCAGTGGTGCCGGCGGCAAGTCGTTCTGCGCCGGCGGATACATCCCGGACTACGTCGGCAAGGTCGTCGGTCCGGAGGGCAGTGGCAAGCGGACGGTTCTGCCCAAGCCGTGGCGGATGTCTGTCCCGTTCATCGCTGCGATCGAAGGCTACTGCGTCGGTGGGGGATTCCCGCTGGCACTGACCTGCGACCTGCGAATCGCGTCGGAAACAGCGGTCATGGGTCCGTCTGGTCTCAAGCGTGGCGTCATCAATGGCGCCAGCGTGATCACCCGGATGGTCCGGCTCGTCGGACTCGGGAACGCGATGGAGTGCCTGCTCACTTCGGAGTACATGAATGCCGAGAAGGCGCTGCAGATCGGACTCGTGCAGCGGGTCGTCCCGCAGGGGGAGGCAGTGTCGACGGCCGTCGAGTTGGCCGAGACCATCGCGCAGTTCAGTCCCGACGCAGTGGCAGCAACCAAGCGGATCGCCTACGACGGTATCGATTTGAGTTGGGACGAATCCCTCGACTGGGAGGAAGCCGTCCTCGAAGAGAACTACCGGACCCCTGACGCCGAAGAGGGCTACCAGTCCTTCCTCGATCGGCGTCCCGCCGTGTTCGGGCGCAACGTCGGCGGCCCCGAAGCACTCGGACTGACCAAGCACTGGCCGAACGGCGACGCACCGAAATGGAGAGAATGA
- a CDS encoding enoyl-CoA hydratase family protein, with protein sequence MTLGERGTGFAVTSAPEEAPAALVDTVVDGAVLSLVLDSQHNRNALSRQLLRELLDGLRRADADPDVKVVLIRHRGPVFCSGADLSEASSNDDEEAPRTMVAVQRAILELDKPVVVRVDGAVRAGGIGIVGAADIAIAATTSSYALTEVRLGLTPAVISLTLLPRMRPRDAEYAFLTAEKFTGSEAAEYGLVTRAVAPEELDAEIEKVCRQLSLGHPQGLRETKRLLVADLLSRFDRSGDELTTLSARLFASDAAKDAMQQFLSKAKKTVPAHTEK encoded by the coding sequence ATGACGCTCGGTGAGCGCGGGACCGGGTTCGCGGTGACGTCCGCGCCGGAAGAGGCTCCTGCTGCTCTCGTCGACACGGTGGTGGACGGCGCGGTACTGAGCCTCGTCCTGGACAGCCAGCACAACCGCAACGCCCTGTCGCGACAGCTGTTACGTGAACTCCTCGACGGGCTACGGCGCGCCGATGCGGATCCCGACGTCAAGGTGGTGCTGATCCGTCACCGGGGGCCGGTGTTCTGCTCGGGAGCCGATCTTTCAGAGGCCTCCTCGAACGACGACGAGGAGGCGCCGCGCACCATGGTCGCCGTGCAGCGCGCGATCCTGGAACTGGACAAACCGGTGGTGGTACGGGTCGACGGCGCCGTCCGTGCCGGTGGCATCGGGATCGTCGGCGCCGCCGACATCGCCATCGCTGCCACGACGTCGTCCTATGCGCTCACCGAAGTCAGGTTGGGATTGACGCCGGCGGTCATCAGTCTCACACTGTTGCCCCGTATGCGACCCCGCGACGCGGAGTACGCGTTCCTCACCGCCGAGAAGTTCACCGGCAGTGAGGCCGCCGAGTACGGACTGGTGACCCGAGCGGTCGCCCCCGAGGAACTCGACGCGGAGATCGAGAAGGTGTGTCGACAGCTTTCGCTCGGCCACCCCCAGGGGCTACGCGAAACCAAGCGGCTCCTCGTCGCAGATCTCCTGAGTCGATTCGACAGATCGGGCGATGAGCTGACGACTCTGAGCGCACGGTTGTTCGCCAGCGACGCAGCGAAAGATGCGATGCAGCAGTTCCTTTCCAAAGCGAAGAAGACAGTTCCTGCCCACACCGAGAAGTAG
- a CDS encoding CaiB/BaiF CoA transferase family protein gives MMGPLNGIRVLTVENFISAPLATMWLADAGADVVKVEIPGVGDSSRGVQPSRERDGDHRSLSFMRANRNKRSIELDLKGDADRERFDQLLQSADIFIENLRPSALAGLRLTYDDVKKVNPSIIYGAISGFGLPEFNSGDMPYQPALDVVAQAMGGLMYRPEGADKAPVYPGFPLADIFASANLQSAIYQALFHRERTGEGACIDISMLDGVVAFNELALIMRSALEQDASPGMHGLAAPFGSLPTRDGHIVVAVLGEAVWERFTAAMNKPEITQLPQFASGVLRHQHLAELEEHIHDWIDDLTTEQALEQLAAHGVPAGPVLSMDQVLELDNLHERGMIVTMDDPVWGPTRMAGNPLHSSLMEKIPMSPAPHLGADSADILADWIHEADDAR, from the coding sequence ATGATGGGACCACTGAACGGTATTCGGGTACTGACTGTCGAGAACTTCATCTCCGCGCCGCTGGCCACGATGTGGCTGGCCGACGCGGGGGCCGACGTTGTGAAGGTCGAGATCCCCGGCGTCGGAGATTCTTCTCGTGGGGTGCAGCCCTCCCGTGAGCGCGACGGCGATCACCGCAGCCTCTCTTTCATGCGGGCCAATCGCAACAAGCGCAGCATCGAGCTCGACCTGAAGGGCGATGCAGACCGGGAACGGTTCGACCAGCTGCTCCAATCGGCCGACATCTTCATCGAGAATCTTCGTCCCAGCGCGCTCGCCGGTCTGCGGCTGACCTACGACGACGTCAAGAAGGTGAATCCGTCGATCATCTACGGCGCGATCTCCGGGTTCGGGCTGCCGGAGTTCAACTCCGGTGATATGCCCTATCAGCCCGCGCTGGATGTTGTCGCGCAGGCCATGGGTGGTCTGATGTATCGCCCCGAAGGGGCCGACAAGGCCCCGGTGTACCCAGGATTCCCGCTGGCGGACATCTTCGCGTCGGCCAACCTGCAGTCCGCGATCTATCAGGCACTGTTCCACCGCGAACGGACCGGCGAGGGTGCGTGCATCGACATCTCGATGCTCGACGGAGTGGTGGCCTTCAATGAGTTGGCGCTCATCATGCGCAGCGCTCTGGAGCAAGACGCGTCTCCCGGGATGCACGGGCTGGCTGCGCCATTCGGCTCGCTGCCGACCCGCGACGGGCACATCGTGGTTGCCGTGCTCGGCGAAGCGGTATGGGAACGGTTCACCGCCGCGATGAACAAGCCGGAGATCACCCAGCTGCCCCAGTTCGCCAGTGGCGTCCTGCGCCATCAGCACCTCGCCGAACTCGAAGAGCACATCCACGACTGGATCGACGATTTGACGACCGAGCAGGCGCTCGAACAGCTTGCTGCACATGGAGTGCCGGCTGGTCCGGTGCTGAGCATGGACCAGGTCCTCGAGCTCGACAATCTGCATGAGCGCGGGATGATCGTGACGATGGACGACCCGGTCTGGGGTCCCACACGCATGGCGGGTAATCCGTTGCACTCCTCGCTGATGGAGAAGATCCCGATGTCGCCGGCGCCCCACCTCGGCGCCGACTCGGCTGACATCCTTGCCGACTGGATCCACGAAGCCGATGACGCTCGGTGA
- a CDS encoding LysR family transcriptional regulator, which produces MLDVRKMVLLREVRLRGSISAAAHSLSYSHSAVSQQLSALEKQAGVPLLEKVGRGVRLTPAAEDLVAHADEIVAILERAESNLAASDRSVRGVLRIAAFTTISRLAVPPVIARLHDEHPDLDVRYRQVEPENGLQMLSARRVDVVIADSYPGTSESVPSEFTADLLLRDPIRVYLPVSVEATSIDDLRRMRWVFEPSGSEAHAFTRRLCQQRGFDPDVAYESPDLLFHLRLVQEGLAGAFLPDLLVRDLGVRLESTPLFDVHNLRDISLFCRAGAERRPAIAACRQAFVEQFDEGS; this is translated from the coding sequence GTGCTCGATGTGCGAAAGATGGTGCTGCTGCGCGAGGTGCGACTGAGGGGAAGCATCAGCGCCGCAGCCCATTCGCTGTCGTACTCACACTCTGCGGTTTCACAGCAACTGAGCGCGTTGGAGAAGCAGGCCGGAGTTCCGTTGCTGGAAAAGGTCGGTCGAGGTGTCAGGCTCACACCCGCCGCGGAAGACCTGGTTGCACATGCAGACGAAATCGTGGCGATTCTGGAGCGAGCGGAAAGCAACCTGGCAGCGAGTGATCGATCCGTTCGAGGTGTGCTGCGCATCGCCGCGTTCACCACGATCAGCCGGTTGGCAGTGCCCCCCGTCATCGCTCGTCTGCACGACGAGCATCCCGATCTTGATGTGCGATACCGTCAGGTCGAGCCGGAGAACGGGTTGCAGATGTTGTCGGCACGCAGGGTCGACGTGGTGATAGCCGACAGCTACCCCGGAACGTCGGAATCGGTGCCCTCAGAGTTCACTGCGGACCTCTTGCTCCGTGACCCGATTCGCGTGTATCTCCCGGTATCGGTCGAGGCCACGTCGATCGATGACCTGCGCCGCATGCGTTGGGTCTTCGAACCCAGCGGCTCCGAGGCGCACGCCTTCACACGCAGGTTGTGTCAGCAGAGGGGATTCGACCCGGATGTCGCATACGAGTCGCCGGACCTCTTATTTCACCTGCGACTCGTACAGGAAGGTCTGGCCGGCGCATTCTTGCCGGACCTCCTCGTGCGCGACCTGGGGGTGCGTCTCGAATCGACACCGCTCTTCGATGTTCACAATCTGCGTGACATCTCGCTGTTCTGTCGCGCCGGCGCCGAGCGTAGGCCCGCCATTGCTGCGTGTCGGCAGGCATTCGTGGAGCAATTCGACGAAGGGTCGTGA